Genomic DNA from Haloplanus aerogenes:
CTGCCAGTCGACCATCACGTACCGTGTGCCCGCAGCCTCTTGGTCACGCTCACCGAGGGCGTTCTGGGCCGCGGACTCGTTGGGTGCGAGCAGGAAGTTCGCGGCGTCGGTCGACCCCTGCTGGAACGGGTTGGCGTTCGGAATACGGTGGCCACGCACCGTGATCCAGTGCCCGTAGTCCCACCACGACTGGACGCCGTAGGCACCGGCCGGGTAGTCGTAGTCCTGTGTCTGCTGGTACGTGCCGTAGTACTCCATCTCCTCCCCCGCGCCGCCGAGCGTGCCCGGCGCAGGCGTGTTCGACTCCATCCACTGGAGCGAGCCGTCCCACTCGGTGACCGCACCGGGCCCGGTCGACTCCGCGGACTCCCACGCCGTGTTACTCTGGTCGAAGGAGGGGTTGCCGCTGTTGCGGACGCTCATCGGGACGAGCAACACCGGCGTCACGATCAGCATGGCGGCGGCGAGGACGGCGAGCACCTGATACCCCTGTAGGTCGCGGACGGCTTCGATCGAGGCTCGATCCAAGTCGAGGTAGGCCAACACCTGCCCGAGCAGGTAGGCGTTGGCGATGGCGACGACCGGCGCGAGGTAGTAGTGGAACCGGATCTGTGTGAACGCCGCCATCGTCACGAACGCCGCCCACACCACGAACAGGAGTTTCTCCGCGTCGTAGTTGGTCTGGAGGACGGCGCCGAACAGGATGGCCGCGACCAACACGATGCCGATAATCTCCGAGACCACGCCGAAGGCGTCACCGATGGCTCGGAACGGTCCGGGCACGAGGAACAGGAAACCGAGGAGCGCGAGGCTCCCGACAGCGTAGCCGATCCGTTCGGTCTCGCCGTCACGCACCAGCGGTTTCGCGAGCATCCAGATGACGGCCGCCACGCCGGTAAAGAGCGTGAAGCCGTAATCGGAGAGGATGCGACCCGTGGCCGTCGTCAGGTTCTGCTGGAGGCTGGACGGCGAGAGGTAGGGCTGGGCCTCCGAAATCGTCCGCAGGCCGGCGGTGGCGCTGAATCCGACGAAGCTGAACACGTTCGACTGAATCGTCCCGAACAGCGACGGGAGAGCCACGGCGATGGCGCCGAGACCGACGAGAATCAGGCCGACGACGGCGACGGGATACAGCGAGCGGTCGAAATCCTGTCCGTCGAACAGCCGGGCGAGCCACGCCATGAACGCCGCGCCGGCGGCGACGGCGAGGGCGAGGACGGGCTGGAGGAGCGAGAAGTCGGTTGGCCCGAAGCTCATCGTGTCGAGCTGGAACAGCATGAGGAGGGCCGTGACGACCATCGAGACGACGCCGACGAAGGCGATGGGTTCGGGCGAGCCGCCGGTGACGTAGTCGCTGGAGAGCTGATAGACGAGGTAGACGCCGAAGATGCCGACGAGCAGGACGCCCGGCGGCCACACCCACATGTAGAGGGCGACCGCGACGCCGGCAACCCCGCTCCACAGCAGGGGATCACGGAGCGCGTCGATATCCCGGTCGAGGACGAGCTCCCACACCGGCGTCTCCCGCCGCGCGACCGCCAGCGCGACCATCAGGGCGAAGATAGCGATCACCTGGAAGAGCGGCTCGGCGATGTTGTGGTCGGCGAAGCCGACGAGGCCGCGCTGGAGGAACTGCCCCGGGAGGAGCAGGAGGACGACGGCACCGAAGAGGCCGGCGACGCGTCCGGCGAGGCGCTTGCCCACAGCGTACACCGGCACCGCGACGAGGGCGCCGAACACCGCCGGGGCAACCAGCAGCGTCTTCGCGACGGTGGTCGAGGAGGGACTGCCGAGGCCGACGACGAGCGCCGCCGTCGCGACCAGTTGGTCGTACAGCGTGCCGAACTGCCCGGCGTTCGTGCCGTACGGGAAGTTCGTCCACGGATCGTACGGCATCGTGAACGGCCAGTGTCGCACCGTGTACTCGACCTGTCGGAGGTGATACCAGGCGTCGTTGCCGGAGAAGTACACCATCCCGTTCTGGACGAAGTTGTCGTACGCCTGCAGACGGATGGCGAGCATCGCGGCAACGACGAGCACGAGCGCGGGGACGTGATACCAGTCGAAAAAGAGGTCTACGACCGACGAGGACCCCTGACTCTGATCGTCGCTCATTGGCCGAACGGACTGGGATTATGGGCATAAACCTTGTTATCTATCGATGGCCGGAACGGCTTTCCGGGCCGCGACGACGCCCAACGAAAACGCTTATTCGCGCCTCGGCGGAAGGTCGGAGCCATGCAGGTGTCGGTCGTCGTCTGTACGTACGCGATGGAACGATACGAGGCCTTCTCCGAAACCGTCGAGAGCGTCCTCGCCCAGACGTACGACCCGATGGAAGTCGTCCTCGTCGTCGACGGCAACGACGCCGTTTACGAGCGGGTACAGGAGGATTTCTGTCACATCGACCGCGTCGTCTGCCACAACAACGACGAGAACCGCGGCATCTCCTACAGCAGAACGAAAGGCGCCGAACTCGCCAGCGGCGACGTGGTGGCGATGATCGACGACGACGCCGTCGCCCACGCGGACTGGATCGAGAATCTGGTCGCGGTGTACGAGACGACGGACGCCGTCGCCGTCGGCGGCGACGTGCGCCCCGACTGGCAGACGGAGCGACCAACGTTCTTCCCCGAAGAGTTCTACTGGCTCGTTGGCTGCGTCGAACCCGGCTTCGCCGACGACGGCGAGGAGATTCGCAACGGCTACGGCTCGAACATCTCCTTTCGCCGCGACGCCTTCCTAGAGGCCGGCGGCTACGACACCCACACCGGCCGCCGCGGCGACAAACACATCCAGGCCCACGAGGCGCCGGTCTGCATCCGTATCCGCGAACAGACGGGCAAAGGCGTCATCTACACCGACGACGCCGTCGTCGATCACAAACTGTTCGACTACCGCGGCGACTTCGGCTGGCTCGTCGCTCGCTCGTTCTGGCAGGGGTATTCGAAGCGCGTGATGGCCCTACTCTACCCCGACGAGGACGGCGACGAGACGGACTACCTCCGATTTCTCTTTCTCGACCGAGTGCCGCGCCGGCTGAAAGGATGTGTGACCGCACCCTCTGTGGCTGCGGTCCTGCAGGTTCTGGCCATCGTCGTCTTCACCGGCGCCGTGGGGCTTGGCTATCTCTACGCACTCCTGACGCCAGGACTACTGGAGAAAGTGCAGACTGTCGAGGATCAGTAAGTCCGAACCCGGAGGTCCGGCACCGACTCGAATCGGAATCGCTGGTGACGAGTTTCTGTCCGTGTTCGAGAGCGGTTGCGGCAATCACGCAGTCGTTGAATCCGAGTGGTGACCCCGACTCCATCAGTTCCGCCTGAAGCCGACCCGCACGGCGAGCACACCCTCGACCGAACTCCAGCCACAGCAACGATTCGAGGAGTTCCTCGGTTCGACGGTACTCCTGAACCGAGCCCAGATTCGCCCCGATCCAGAGTTCTGCCGCGGTGACGGGAGCCACCGCGTGTCGCTCGGCTCGCTCGTCGAGATCGGTCATCACCGCTCTGGCCCCCTCATCGCCGTCGAGAACGTCGATCAGGAACGACGTGTCGAGACAGGCCCTCAGTCGTAGAGTCGGTCGAGTCGGTCGGCGTTCCGCTCGCGCCCCGCCTCGATGGCCGCTCGCGCTCGGTCTGTCGTCTCGGCGTTCCACGCACCCCAGAACTCCGACAGCCGTCGACGCCCCAGTAGCCGGTCGATGGCCTCACCGAAGCTCTCGTCTGGACGGCGTTCCTCCCGCAGTTTCTCGTACACGTCCTCGGGGATCGAGATGTTCTTGCTCCCCATACCTACCTGTGTGTGCTATGTGTGTAAAAATGTAGCCGCGCCGACCATCGTACTCGTCTGCTACAGCGACGGCGGCCCGTCCATCTCGGCGCCCGTCTCGGTAGGCGACAGCAGTTCCCGTGCGTACCCGCTCGCCCGCGCCGCCGTCATCGCCGTCCCGAGCGCCCCGAACGCGAGGCGGTCGGAGAGAGGGAGGTCCGGCGCGTCGGTGTCCAGCGGTTCGTGTCGTGGCGGGATCGGCGGCTCTCCGTACCGCTCCGGGTAGTACCGCTGGAGCTGGCAGTGGCCCCGGCCGACCCGGACGTTCTTGTCGTACAGGGATCGAAACGAGTCGCGGACGGGATGGGTGGCGACGGCGTCGGCGCAGTAGCCCAACTCGTAGCCCGCGGCGTCGACACGGTTGCCGAACTCCATGTCGCCGCCCGAAAGCAGGCGCGGGTCGAACAGGCCCACGTCCTCGAACACCTCGCGGCGGACGAGAAGCGAGCAGGTGGGGGCGTAGCGGTGGCGCTCGACGTACTGCTCGATGGGAAAGCCGGTGTGGGCGTTGTAGCGGGCGGTGAGGGTGCGGTCGCCTTCGATGGAGAGGTCGACGTGGCAGCCGAGGTAGTCGCAGTCGTCCAATCGCGCGAGCGCGCGGTCGAAGTAGTCCTCGGCGACCGTCACGTCCGCATCGACGAAGGCGAGCACGTCGGCGTCGTCGCTGGCGCGGATGCCCGCGTTCCGGGCGGCGTAGGAGGACTGGATCGCAGTCTCGGAGCGAAGCCGGACGTCGACGTGCGTCGGCTCGAACGCCTCGACGACGCGCCGGGTGTCGTCGGTGGAGGCGTTGTCGACGACGGTGACGGTCATGGGGCGTCCGGCCGCATCGAGGGAGCGAAGGGTCCGTGTGATCCCGTCCGGGTCGTTGTAGACGGGGACGACGACGGCGAGGGTCGCCTCCGATGGGGCGTCTTCGGGTTCGGATGGCGTCGTCTGGTCCATCAGTCGGAACTCGCTCCTCGATTCCGGCGAGACACTTATCACGTTGCTGGTCGACGGGCACGCCGGATTCCGTGCCTCGATGCCCGTCTCGGTGGACTTAAACGCCTCCTGGCGGCTACGTCACTACGATGGAACTCGGGAACGTCCCCGGTCGTGCGTACCGGAAGTTGCGGGCCGACGGCCCGGCCGCCCTCGCCCACGAGGGGCGGGAACTGCTCGTCACCGACCTCTGCTATCACTCGCTGTGGTACGACCGCTTTCTCCATGACCGACTCGACGTTCTCGACCGGGGCGAACTGCGATCCATGCCGACGACGCACACGTACGACCGGTTCGACGGATCGATCCGGTACAAAGGCCCGGGTTCGGTGCGACATCTGGACAACCCGGCGCGCTACGAACCCGGCGACCGATTCGTCGCCGACCTGCCGAACGCGACGATACTCGGTCCGGCGGGGCCGGGGCTGACGGCGGACG
This window encodes:
- a CDS encoding oligosaccharyl transferase, archaeosortase A system-associated; the encoded protein is MSDDQSQGSSSVVDLFFDWYHVPALVLVVAAMLAIRLQAYDNFVQNGMVYFSGNDAWYHLRQVEYTVRHWPFTMPYDPWTNFPYGTNAGQFGTLYDQLVATAALVVGLGSPSSTTVAKTLLVAPAVFGALVAVPVYAVGKRLAGRVAGLFGAVVLLLLPGQFLQRGLVGFADHNIAEPLFQVIAIFALMVALAVARRETPVWELVLDRDIDALRDPLLWSGVAGVAVALYMWVWPPGVLLVGIFGVYLVYQLSSDYVTGGSPEPIAFVGVVSMVVTALLMLFQLDTMSFGPTDFSLLQPVLALAVAAGAAFMAWLARLFDGQDFDRSLYPVAVVGLILVGLGAIAVALPSLFGTIQSNVFSFVGFSATAGLRTISEAQPYLSPSSLQQNLTTATGRILSDYGFTLFTGVAAVIWMLAKPLVRDGETERIGYAVGSLALLGFLFLVPGPFRAIGDAFGVVSEIIGIVLVAAILFGAVLQTNYDAEKLLFVVWAAFVTMAAFTQIRFHYYLAPVVAIANAYLLGQVLAYLDLDRASIEAVRDLQGYQVLAVLAAAMLIVTPVLLVPMSVRNSGNPSFDQSNTAWESAESTGPGAVTEWDGSLQWMESNTPAPGTLGGAGEEMEYYGTYQQTQDYDYPAGAYGVQSWWDYGHWITVRGHRIPNANPFQQGSTDAANFLLAPNESAAQNALGERDQEAAGTRYVMVDWQMVNPRAKFAAPTVFYDRANVTQSDFYNPVYTSNLRTNFLLRNQRYYESLMVRLYAYHGSAMTPEPVVVDWERRQAQTQSGQTITIRAGPQDGRMVRQFDNLSAARAYVANDSTSQIGGIGQFPAERVSALEHYRLVKVSEASANQSSQYRVSARRTFAATGLPPSSQTLYEPSWVKTFEKVPGATITADDLPPNTSVRARVPMRVPETGETFTYTQEARTTEDGELTMTLPYSTTGYDEYGPSNGYTNVAVRATGPYVVESALAVQNDTLVQYRGEIQIQEGRVNGDSSGEREVELNRTNPFQNLTLGGGNQSESLQPVQPTTDSATTDSTPTDDASSGATVADGTAAVRAPAAAVARN
- the aglG gene encoding glucosyl-dolichyl phosphate glucuronosyltransferase is translated as MQVSVVVCTYAMERYEAFSETVESVLAQTYDPMEVVLVVDGNDAVYERVQEDFCHIDRVVCHNNDENRGISYSRTKGAELASGDVVAMIDDDAVAHADWIENLVAVYETTDAVAVGGDVRPDWQTERPTFFPEEFYWLVGCVEPGFADDGEEIRNGYGSNISFRRDAFLEAGGYDTHTGRRGDKHIQAHEAPVCIRIREQTGKGVIYTDDAVVDHKLFDYRGDFGWLVARSFWQGYSKRVMALLYPDEDGDETDYLRFLFLDRVPRRLKGCVTAPSVAAVLQVLAIVVFTGAVGLGYLYALLTPGLLEKVQTVEDQ
- a CDS encoding PIN domain-containing protein; this encodes MERRDDRPSASGHRGGARAERRPTRPTLRLRACLDTSFLIDVLDGDEGARAVMTDLDERAERHAVAPVTAAELWIGANLGSVQEYRRTEELLESLLWLEFGRGCARRAGRLQAELMESGSPLGFNDCVIAATALEHGQKLVTSDSDSSRCRTSGFGLTDPRQSALSPVVLASGVRRDSQAPRRR
- a CDS encoding antitoxin VapB family protein, whose amino-acid sequence is MGSKNISIPEDVYEKLREERRPDESFGEAIDRLLGRRRLSEFWGAWNAETTDRARAAIEAGRERNADRLDRLYD
- a CDS encoding glycosyltransferase; the protein is MDQTTPSEPEDAPSEATLAVVVPVYNDPDGITRTLRSLDAAGRPMTVTVVDNASTDDTRRVVEAFEPTHVDVRLRSETAIQSSYAARNAGIRASDDADVLAFVDADVTVAEDYFDRALARLDDCDYLGCHVDLSIEGDRTLTARYNAHTGFPIEQYVERHRYAPTCSLLVRREVFEDVGLFDPRLLSGGDMEFGNRVDAAGYELGYCADAVATHPVRDSFRSLYDKNVRVGRGHCQLQRYYPERYGEPPIPPRHEPLDTDAPDLPLSDRLAFGALGTAMTAARASGYARELLSPTETGAEMDGPPSL